The DNA region GGCGCTGACCGCCTATGGGGATTTCTAGTATCGTTAGTTTGATTTCGTAATGATTTTTGCTATCGTTTCGTAATCCATATTACTCATCAGGTCGTATTCCCCTATTTGCAAGATGAGCTGGTACTTGTGTTTGATCAGATAATCATTGAAGTCCTGTCCATTGTCAACGATTCCTGCCTTTTCAAGCTCATTGCTGATTTCTGATGTAGTCATTCCGCTATGTACGACTAAATGGAAACGAGTTATGATTTTTTGTTTGTCTCCGTTTCCGGTTTCAGCAGAGGAATCTTTGTGATTCGTTTGTACTTGATCCAACTGCTTCTCTGCTTGGGACAACTGTTTTTTTAATGCTGTATAACTTTCACTTTTCACGATGGTATAGCCTTTTTGTTTCCAGGAAGCTTTTTCTGTTTCAGTGGATTTTCCCTCTGGTTGAGGAAAAAATTTAAGAAAGATAAACATGACAATGATGGCAAAAGTGATGCCGGCCGCAAAGAATCTTGCTGCTCTTCTATCCATTACGATTCTCCTTACATAGGTCGTTATTCAGCTAATATTTCGTTCACTTCAGCAAGGGACAAAGAAGATTGTGCAGCAATCTGCTCCCTTTCGAGGCCCTGACGATATAAATGAAGGACTTGGTTCCGGATAATTTCATTGATATTCCGTTTGTTGGTGCTCCTCTCAGGTGATTTGAACGATATAGGATTCCCGGTCACCATGATCTCTTCCTCCAATATCTTCATTCTTTTTTTAATTTGGTAGTTTTCCTGAAAGAAGGTCAGCGACAATTCTTCCAGTTCTTTTTCAATTAACTTCGTTCGATCTTTAAGGAAGAAAGATAGAATGAAAAGAATAAATGCGAAACCTGACAGCCCAAATAAAATGATCTCCATGAAGAGTCTCCTTTTAATAATTTCCTATGTTATTTATAGCATAGTATGGAAAAAATCTCTATGAGTTTAGTGAGAATTTTGTCGAAGATTATCGTGTATGAATGAGCAAGTTCGGTTGAAAAAAAATAATTTTCTCGCTAAAGCCATTTGCAAGAACAGCTGAACAATTTCCGACAATTTGCGTTTATTGTAGCTTTGTGAAGGTGGTGGTACGATTAGAATAACTAATATTCAGAAAATTGGTGAAGCAATCATCTTGCTAGGAGTGATGAATATGATAGAGGAAATTTTGGAGCTTCGATCTAAAGGGTTATCTTTCCGCAAAATTGCGGTTCAACTAAATACTACTGTAGGAAAAGTCCAATATAGCTGGGTAAAATATCAAAAATCGAGGAAGGAAAAGGAAGAAAAAGAGGAAATGGCCATTCCTGCAATGCCTAAAAAGAAAACGGTCAGAAAAGGTAAATGGAAAGCGCGCATTCATAAAATTCGTGCGCCGCGCTGCGATCTGCATCTTACCTTTTCAAAATATAATCGCTTGTTTTGTTATTGGACAATTGATTCATCGATCATCCGATCCATGTTAAATTATCATCAAACATCGACTGATGATGCAAGAGCTGTCTTACGAATATTTAATGTTTCCGGCATTCCTCATTTTAATGGATCCAACGCTCATTCCTACCAGGATATTATGGTAAAGACCGAGTCAACGGACTGGTATCTGAATGAATTGCAGGAAGGCAGAAGTTATTGCATCGAGTATGGTTTTCTTTTGCCAAACGATCATTTTCTTCCATTGGTCAGGTCAAATACGATCACCATCCCTTGTATTGATAATCAAAAGCAAGGATTAGTCGGAAAAGAAATATTGGACGAGTTCTCAAAAAAGGCTCAAACTACTCCTAAATGGATAGAACATGTCAGTACATACACTTATTATGAGAAACCATCCATCGAAAAGGAGAAGCGATAAAATGGGGGATGCTGCTGTTCGTCCGATCATCCATATGAAAGATGATTTGATACCTCTTGGCAAATTCAGTCCAGAGGATAAGAAAATATACTATGCACAATTAGCTGAGAAGTATTTAAAGATCATTAGTTTGCTGGAGCATGACGAAAGGGAACCAATCATTTTAATCATAAACCCTGCGGTATTCGATATTTTAAAGGATAAAGAATTTTTGAAAATGGTTGATGAGTCGCTAATGAAGGAATTTAATATGAGAAACGCAAAATCCTTCAAGGACAATGATCTTCACTCTATTTATCCAGTGTGGTTGAATATTGACAGGGACATCCTACGGGCATTGCGTACGCTGATTATTCAACAGCGGATATTAGCCATTCCTACAGCTATCAGTCCATTTCCATTTACACACTTTAAAACAAGGGAAGCGATTAACGAACAAATCTCTCTAAGCATTAATAAGTGGAAATCCTATATGGGTGATGCACCGAATGGTTTTTGGCTGCCTGAATGTGCGTATATTTCGGGTTTGGACCAATATTTGCTTGATTCAGATGTGCAATTTACGTTTTTATCAAAATGGGCCTTTGACACTGCAAAACCATATTCTGCAGAAACAGATAGCATTCTTCAAACTCCTAGGGGGCTAAAAGTATTGCCGGTTATAGAAGTGATGCCGCCTATGGATAAGAGTTCGTTTTCGTATCTTGATTACCTGAAGGAAGAAGACAAGGTCTCCATATATTATGTAATTTCTGATAGTGAATTATTTTGCGCTGATGTTGATGGGATGAAAAAGGAATGCCGTACAGCCTTACTGGGCTTTACGTATCTGGGGATGGAAGAGAATCGTCTTATACTGACGGATGTTCAGCTTAAGCAACTTCCACTGCTGCACAAAATGGAAGATGAATTGGTGAATTTGGCAAAAGCCCTCGATGATCATAATCATCGAATCTATCTCCAATTAAAGAGAGAATGGCTGATGTACTGCATGGGGATCATGGATGATTGGCTCAATTTCGATTCAAACGATATTCAGCAGACATTTTCCCAGTATTCGTCAGTCATGACAACTGGTCTGTTGGACAATCAAGCATTATCCATGCGAGAAAGATTACTCCATATCGATCTTCAGAGCCATTTTTCTGATGGTGAAAAAGAGAAGAATAATGAAATGCTGAGTGAAGGTTCGTTGTCAGCTTTGATCCTTTCTTGGGAATACCCGCCCAATATTGTGGGAGGATTGTCAAGGCATGTGCATGACCTGGCAAAGGGGTTATCGAAGAAGGGTTTGGATGTACACATATTGACTACCCGAACTTCTGGTCTGCCTATGTATGACCTTGATGGGCAAGTTCATGTTCATAGGGTTTCCCCAATGCATGAGGAAGAAGAAAATTTCCTCCATTGGATCGCTGATTTAAATAATGCCATGATCCAAAAAGGGATTGAGCTTTTCCGGTCACATTCGTTTGATGTCATCCATGCACATGATTGGCTGGTAGGGAGTGCGGCAAAATTCCTGAAAAAGCAATTCAATATACCGCTTGTCACCACCATCCATGCGACGGAGCACGGCAGAAACAATGGAATCAATAATGAGGTTCAACGATTCATTCATGAAAAAGAGCAGGAACTTGTACATCTGTCGGATGAATTAATTGTGTGCAGTGAATATATGAAAGAAGAGTTGAAGAAACTGTTCAACTTCGAAACTTCCCTGGTAATTCCTAACGGAGTCTATCCATTAAGCATTGACCATACTTTAAGTGATGAAAAGGTTTTTGCTCAAATGATCCGTAATCGGAAGATGGTGTTCTCAATCGGAAGGATGGTAGCAGAAAAAGGGTTTGAAACCATTATTGAAGCTGCGGAGAAACTTGTCGATCAGCGGGAAGAGATCTGTTTCATCATTGCAGGCAGAGGGCCATTATTGGATCATTATCGACAAATGGTGATAAATAGAGGGCTTAAGGATTTTGTGTATTTCATCGGGTACATTTCAGATGAAGAAAGAAATTGTTTATTTAGACAAGCTGATATGGCAGTATTTCCGAGTTTATATGAACCATTTGGAATTGTTGCACTTGAAGCAATGGCAGCTAAAAAGCCTGTTGCAGCAGCAAGGACAGGGGGTTTGAAGGGAATATTCAACAACGAAAATGGCGTGCTGTTTACCCCAGGAAGCAGTGTGGAACTGGCAGACGCTGTTTCATCATTATTAAGCAATCCTGCCAAAGCAGCACGCATTGCCGAGAATGCCTATAAAATAGCCATAACGTTATTTGGCTGGGAACGTATTAGTGAGAAAACTATGAATGTCTATGAGGATATCAGGCTCAAATCTAAAGTAGAGGGCATTAAATTGTAGATGTTTATCATTTTTTAAGGGGGGAAGTATGGATGGAAGCTGTGTCTGCATTAATCAATGATCACTTCATAAGGAAAACATTCATTGAAGCAAGAGGGGCAGATCATCATGTTATGTTATCAGTCGGCAAGCAAACATTGGAAGGCCTTGAAATTCAACTTAATGAACAATCATCGGGTGATTGTTCCTCCTTTGACATTTCTGTCAAAAATGGAACACAGGCAGTCAAGCACATAAAATTAACGGTCATTAACGAACCGATCACTGACCAACCGGACCACATATCATTTATATCGCCGAACGGATATTACACGCTACATTTTTTTAATGAGAGGGTCTTCCTATTGGATGGCTCCATCAATGTCCAAAACATGATGAAAAGCGCCTATTGCTGCAGAATGACAGACAATGTTACCGTGCTTGGGAATAAAGCATTGACTTACCAGCCAATTGCCAAAGGCAATGTAAAAAGCATACAGCGTTTCGAATTTGTTATTCCCCCATCTGCTCGTGTGGAAGGAAAAGTGTGGATCATGAACGGGATCCAAGTAGAAGAAATATTAAAAAACAATAATGCATATAAAAACAGACTAGCATTTCAATGAAAAAAGTGATATTATATAAAAGTCGTACGAATAGTAGAAGAATGCAATGATGAGTTTGGAGGGAAAAACATGCGTGTTAATATCACTTTAGCTTGCACTGATTGCAGTGAGCGTAACTATATTTCTACAAAAAACAAGCGTAACAACCCAGATCGTCTTGAGCTTAAAAAATATTGCCCAAGAGAAAAGCGCGTTACATTACACCGTGAAACGAAGTAAGCAGCAGGGAGATCCCCAGCTGCTTTTTTTGTGCTTAATAGTGTTAAAAAGGAGACAAGGGGCATGCTTATGAATAAAAAAAAGCAGATTAGAAAAAAAATGAAGTCCTCATTAGAGGAATTGGAGAAGTTGGTCTATGAGCAATCCTCCTACTTAATTTCAAAGCGATTATTTGAACTGGAGGATTGGCGCAATGCTAATACTATCGGCATAACAATTTCTAATGGGACTGAAGTGGACACATGGCAAATCATTAGAAGGGCATGGACAGATGGTAAGCGGATAGTCGTGCCGAAATGTCTAACAGAATCGAAAGAATTGTTGTTTAAGCAGATTACGGACTTCACTCAGCTTGAGAAAGTGTTTTTTGGCTTATATGAACCGAAGGCAGAACAGGAAGCCATTGACAAACATCAAATTGATTTATTGATTGTACCCGGACTGGCATTCATGAAAGATGGGTATCGTCTTGGATTTGGCGGCGGCTACTATGATCGCTTCTTAGCCGATTATAAAGGAAATACAGTTTCCCTTGCTTTCCAACGCCAATTAGTTGAATCCCTCCCAATAGAGGATTTCGATAAACCAGTAAAAAAAATCATTACCGATCAAGAGGTTGTTGTGTGCCATGCATAACATGCTTTATGAAATTCCATTCATTTTGATGATTTGTGCTGCAGGAGTGTGGACCCGCAGCCTGTCCGTTTCCGGAGGGATTGCTGCTTTTTTGAGCGGAGGAATGATTGCAGCTGCGTTTGAATGGAGAGGATTATTCGTACTGGGGGTATTTTTCCTGTCTTCGAGCCTTCTTTCAAAATATAAAAAACAAGAAAAGAAAAAGGTGGAAGAGATCGTCGCAAAAGGCGACCGCAGGGATTGGCAGCAAGTCGCAGCCAATGGAGGACCTGCAGCCTTGTTTTCATTCATATACCTCATTCAGAATGGTTCAATCTGGCAGCTGTGTTTTTGTGCAAGTATCGCAGCAGCAAATGCAGATACTTGGTCCTCAGAACTTGGGGTCTTAAGCAAAGGGAAACCATTTTCCATACGGACTTTTTCAACAGTGGAAAAAGGGACATCAGGTGCCGTCAGCTTCATGGGAACTCTTGCTGGATTGATGGGGGCCATTTGCATTGCTCTGGCAGCCATGTTTTTATTTTCTTCTCTGGAAGTTCGGCAGATGCTGTTCATCGCAGCAGCAGGATTTGCAGGAAACATAATTGATACGCTGCTTGGGGCCAGCCTTCAAGTTGAGTTTTATTGCAAAAAATGCGGGATCAAAACCGAAAGGAAGACACACTGTGGGAGCCGGACTGAGAAAATTAAAGGTATTCCTTTCATCAATAATGAAACAGTCAACTTCATATCACCATTCTTTGCAGGGCTGCTGATTTTTGTCCTCTTTCAATAAATCGCTTCAATGAAAAATTTTTGTTTGTTGAAGGATAATTCACTATAATTGCCGCAAAATAAAGGCAAGGAGTGATGAAAATGACAAACGGATTATGGAAATGGATCGTGACTGCGATATTTTTTCTAGTTGCTTATCGTTTTCGCTACCGTATGTTGAATATCTTGCTCGGAAACTTTTTTCTTAGGAAATTTGCGGTCAAGTTCATAATGAATATCCCGGGTTTTCGTTCGAAGATCATTCAAAGCACATTTTAAAAGACCTTTAGCGGGTCTTTTTTTTGTTGCTATTATTCATAATAGTGAGGCTGCTCGCTTTCCGAGAGCATAATAGGCTCTCTGTCCATGGTCCAGCTTTACATGTGCTTCTTTACTTATGTATAGTTAAAGCAACGACTATTCATCCAACTGGGTGACCTATAGAAAGTAGTGGGTAATTTGAGTATGAGTGAATCCTTATTGTTCTGGAAGCTGGCTAATGATTTGGTGATCAAAAGACAATATCGCATCGTGCAGGTTGCCGAAACGGAAAATGAAATGTGGCTTGAAAATTTTTCGAATAAAAAAGCCCCGGTCATCCGGCTTTTGAATCATGATATCGATTGGGGCAATCGGCTTCAGAGAGATATTGAGTTCACCACAAGAAATGGCGAGAAAATTCGCAAGGCTTTTTATAAAAGGCAACTGACCGTTCTGAATGTATATATTTCCAGTTATCCTCCAGTCGATGATTATCACTATCTATTGGAAAAGCCGCACCAGCTCTCCAATCAAAAGGTGCTGCTTCATAATGTGATGCTGACAAAGGAACAGAGGCATGAAGGGCTTTCAATGTTGAATGATTTTTTTCACGAACCGATCATCATCCAAGAGGGACAAGATGGTAGTATTGAAGAGCTGAAACAATCAACATTGCAGGCATCGGTGGAAAAATCTAAAAATGAGAAAAAGTTGTTTGAATTTGGAAAACCATTTTTCACCTATATTTTTATTGCGATCCAAGTGATTGTTTTCATCCTACTGGAATTGAAAGGCAGCAGTACAAATCCTGAGAACTTAATACAATTTGGCGCAAAATACAATCCACTCATCCTACAAGGCCAGTGGTGGAGGTTCATCACTCCGATATTTCTGCATATCGGAGTGCTCCATATCCTTATGAATACCCTTGCCCTCTATTATTTAGGGATTGCAGTGGAGAAAATATACGGACGGATGAGATTCTTATGGATTTATCTTTTTGCTGGATTTGCTGGTTCGGTAGCCAGCTTCGTATTTACGGATAATCTTTCTGCAGGGGCCAGCGGAGCGATTTTTGGCTGCTTCGGTGCATTGCTGTATTTCGGGTCGGTATACCCGAATTTATTCTTCCGGACAATGGGAGTGAATGTCCTGGTGGTCATCGGTATTAATCTCGTATTCGGATTCACCGCATCAGGAATTGATAATGCCGGGCATCTTGGAGGACTGGCTGGAGGCTTTTTAGCTACCGGGGTTGTACATTTGCCGAAAAAGAAAAATTGGAGGAGGCAGCTATTATTTTTGGTTTTGACCATCCTTCTGAGCGCAGGCTTTTTGATTTATGGTTTTCGATACAGCGAAGCAAGTGCTGATCCGGATGTTACAAATAGTCTTGCACAGCAATATATTAAGGATAAACAATATGGCAAGGCAGAAAAGTTATTGAATTCTTATATTGATCAGCATGAAGGAAATGCTGTCACATATTTCTTTTTATCCTATGTGGAGCTTCAGCATGGCCAAAATGAAAATGCAAAGCAGCACCTCATGAAAGCAATCCGTCTCAATCCACGCTTTCATGAAGCACATTATAATTTAGCCCTTATTTATTATGATGAAGGCAATTTCCAAAAAGCTGAAACTGAGGTTCAGGAAGCTTTGAAGTATAAGGACGATAAGAAATATCAAACGCTTTTGAAAGAGATACAATCAAGGATCTAATCAAAGTTGATTTTCTGCATCAGAAGGATTGGCTGATTTGTTTTTGTCAAGAAGATAATATATAAGTTTTCCTTGTTTTTATTTAGTAAAATGATTGGTACGGTACTGTCAAGGGGATCCTCGACCGTACCGTTTTTTAATTTGATCCCAAGAAAGTAATTCTTATATAGTCCTTCCCATAGATTCCCGATGATGATGTTTGTTTGATCTTGTGTGAAACCTGGCAATGGCTGATTATTGTACTTTGGAAGATCCGTCAAGGCAATGTCATCAAATTGGCTTTCAGGAATATGGAAGGCTTTAACCGCTTTATCTTTTGTATATTGAAGTCGCCTATTGATCAACTGATCCATTACTTTTTTCCATTCCATTTCTGTATTTGTGGAAGGAACTTTAAATGAATATAGCGGACTGAACTTTGAATCGATTACATACAGCCCATCGCTGGCCATGATTTGAGCACTCGTGATGCTGTTTCCGACTTGATCATGAAGTTCGGCGTAATGAAAGGAAACCCCTTCAAAAAGCGCGCTATCTTTCCCAAATATCCTTTTTTCACTTTCCAGCAAAGTTACGTTTTGTTTCCAATTATTCGTCTTTTGTTTTAATCTCCCGTTTTCATAAAGCAATCCAATATCCTGGCGTAAATAGGCTTTTTCGTTTAGGACGGATTTTAATCGCCAATCAACTGAATAGGTTGGAGTTTTTCCTTCGTTCAAACTGATTGAAGTGGAAGCTGAAAGAAACATTGCTTTTTTGTCGATTGGAAAGAAAATGATGCTTTCCTTTGCGGCTTTGTTTGGCAGATGGAATAGGGATAGGGTGATGACAACCATTAATATTGAAGTGGATAGGACCCTTAATTTTGTATTTTTCATGAGTTTGACTCCCCAACGTTTTTAGGACATGTATATGAATTCGGCAATTAAAATAGAAGGTATTTTTTGGTCCATCCTTGACCATGATGGAAATTAGACTCGACATGAGAGGGGCCAGCAAGGATGGAAACCAGAGAGAAACAGCCTGTTTCTTCTAATATAGAAAAAAATATAGATTACATGAAAACAATGATGGCCGTTGATAAAAGCTTTGATGTGATTCAGCTTGATCTTGCTTATGCAGGACGAAAAATGGTCATGTTCTTGGTGGATGGATTCGTTAAGGATGATATTCTTCATTATCTAATGAAGCTTTTGGCAGGTCTCGATGAAGACCAGCTTGAAGATGATGCGTTAAATAAACTTCTGAAAAAATATATTCCCTATGTAGAAGTCGAAGAGAAGGATGATTTAAATATCGTCATTGATACGGTTCTTGCAGGACCAACCGCATTACTTGTTGATGGAATCGATAAAGCGATATTGATAGATGCCAGAACCTACCCCGTAAGAGGGCCGCAGGAACCGGATTTGGAAAGGGTGGTCAGGGGGTCGAGGGACGGATATGTAGAGACACTTGTATTCAATACTGCGTTGACCCGGCGAAGGATCCGGGATCGAACGCTGAGAATGGAATATCTGCAAATTGGCAGACGGTCGAAGACGGATGTGGTTGTGTGCTACCTGGAAGATATTGCTGATCCCAAGTTAGTGAATAAGATCAAAAAATCATTATCAATGATTGATACTGATGGACTGCCGATGGGTGAAAAAACCATTGAGGAGTTTGTGTCGGGCAGGCACTGGAATCCGTATCCAATGGTACGGTATACAGAGAGGCCGGATACTGCTGCAGCCCATCTTTATGAAGGACATGTCTGCATCATCGTCGATGGCTCCCCCAGTGTTTTGATCACACCCACAACCTTTTGGCATCACCTGCAGCATATAGAAGAATACCGAAACAAGCCATTGGTTGGCGCTTACTTGCGAATGGTTCGTTTCATTGCTGTCTGGGCATCGATTTTCTTACTTCCTTTATGGTATTTGTTCTCCATACATCCGGATTTATTGCCGATTTCTTTTTTTTATGTCAGTCCGGATGACATGGGGGATGTTCCACTTTTCCTGCAACTGATTCTCATTGAAATCGGAATAGATATTTTAAGGATGGCAGCCATTCATACCCCTTCCTCTCTGGCTACGGCATTAGGGCTCGTGGCTGCATTGATGATAGGACAGGTTGCTGTCCAGGTTGGGTTGTTCATCAATGAGGTCATTTTATACTTGGCGGTCGCTGCAATTGGAACTTTTGCCACCCCCAGTTATGAGTTAAGCCTCGCCAACCGGTTGGTCCGGATTTATTTGCTGGTCGCAACAGCATTATTTGGACCATACGGCCTGATTGTCGGGACCACTCTCTGGGTCATTGCATTGACACGATTAAAATCGTTTGACATACCTTATATGTGGCCGTTCATTCCCTTTAATTACAGAGCATTCCGCGACGTGATGGTCCGATCGCCGATCCCGCTCAAAAATAGGAGACCGCGTTTTTTACATCCAAAAGATCCAGATCGATAAAACCTGTCTATCCATAGAGGCTGTCCAGTTCCTAGGTGCCATGCACATAGGAGAAGGCAGCCTTTTCCTTGTGTTCGATTGGTTAATACTTTTGTTTTATCCGAAAATATTTTATACTTAATAAATGAAATGGGTTAAAAGGCTGGGAAATAAAAATGAAAACGGTTTACGATGTCCAACAATTTTTAAAGCGCTATGGGACAATAATTTATACTGGAGATAGATTGGCTGACTTGGAATTGATGGAAATGGAATTTATTGATTTGTTTCAAGCAAAGGTCATTGATCCAAAAGATTTTCAATCGGCAATATTGGTTATAAAACAACATATTCAAAAAGAAAAACAAAATCTAAAAAATCGTGGTGAATAATGAATGATGGAAAAATGGCTTGTAGGTGTAGATCTTGGAGGTACGACGACTAAGCTTGCTTTTTTGAATACATATGGAGAAATATTGCATAAGTGGGAGATACCAACGGATACAAGTAATAAGGGGAAAAGCATCATCATCAATATTGCCAAGTCCATTGATGAAAAATTAGAAGAACTCGACCAGCCGAAAGAAAAACTTGCCGGAGTTGGAATGGGGGCCCCTGGTCCAGTCGATATGTCCAAGGGCATTATTTACGAAGCGGTTAATTTAGGCTGGGAAAGCAATTATCCATTGAAAGACCTGCTTGAAGTGGAAACGAATTTACCTGCGGTCATTGACAACGATGCAAATTGTGCAGCACTCGGAGAAATGTGGAAAGGTGCTGGAAATGGCTCAAAAGATACGATTTGTGTAACACTCGGTACCGGTGTAGGCGGAGGAATCATTGCAAATGGCCAAATCATTCATGGCGTCAAAGGAGCTGGCGGTGAGATCGGCCATATTACAGTGGTCCCTGAAAATGGAGCGCAATGCAACTGCGGGAAGCGCGGGTGTTTGGAGACTGTCGCCTCAGCAACTGCGGTTGTAAGGCTTGCGAAGGAAGCAGTGGAGGTATCTGATACCCCATCAACCCTTCGTGAAATGTTCAAAAGCGGGGAAAAGGTCACGGCAAAAGATGTATTTGATGCGGCCAGGAGCAATGATGGGCTAGCCAAGAAGGTCGTCAATCAATTGGCATACTATTTGGGATTCGCTTTATCAAATTTAGGAAACGGTCTCAATCCCGAAAATATCGTCATCGGCGGCGGTGTGTCCAAAGCCGGGGATATCCTACTGGAGCCTGTAAAGGAATATTTTAAGAAATTTGCATTTCCGACTGTTGCAGAATCAACATCATTGGCGATTGCAACATTGGGCAATGATGCCGGAGTGATTGGTGCCGCTTGGCTTGTCAAAAGTACAGTAAAATAAATCTTTGAAAAACTGGCGATGATCGCCAGTTTTTTTATTTTGGCTTTGTTAATGCTTGGGGGCAATTAGCTTATGCCAGCTGTTGATTGAGTGCAACGACAACCGAGGAGGCTCCCGCCCCGCCCGCGGGAAGTGAAGACTTTGCACGGGAATCAAATGAGATGTTTAACAGGGTTCCATATAAATTGTTTCTGCGAATGATATGAAACCTTGTCCAAATCGAAACGTCTATAAATGAGGTGAAAGATCCTTTTTTGACATTTATTTTCAATCTTAATTTGATGGATATGGTCCAAACTAAAAATAAGATCCTTTCCTGGACTTTTAATTTAAATAAGGAGGCCAGAAATGAAATTTTTGAAAAAAACGGACATTTCCATTGTTCTATTAGCTGCCGGGTTCCTTTGGCTCAAGTCATATATCGTTTACAAAACGAGCTTTCATATAAAAATTGAGAACGGACTACAAGAATTTATTTTACTCATAAATCCATTGAGTTTTTTGCTTCTCATATTCGGTGTCGCCTTTTTTATTAAATCGGAGAAAATTCGCAATCGCTATGTTTTAACTGCGAGCTTCATTCTGTCATTTGTTTTATACGCGAATGTAGCATTTTATCGTTTTTTTGATGATTTTCTTACGCTGCCGGTTTTGTTTCAAACCAATAATTTCGGAGATTTGGGAAATAGTGCGGGAGAAATCATTCATTGGGGAGATATTTTGTTTTTCGCGGATACGTTCGTATTGACCATTCTTATGAGACGGAAACCGGGTTTTCTTCAATTAGATTTTTTTTCGATAATAAGCCGGCGTGGATTCGTGTTGTTTTCCATTTCCCTCATTTTATTAAACCTTGGACTTGCTGAGGTGGAGAGACCGCAATTGCTGACAAGAACCTTTGACAGGGAGATGTTAGTGAAGAACATCGGAACATTCAACTACCATTTGTACGATATCTTTCTTCAATCGAAATCCTCGGCTCAGAGGGCAATGGCCGATGGAAGCGAGTTGGTGGGAATCAACAACTATGTCCGTGCCAATTACCAGGAGCCGAATGAAAAATATTTTGGGATAGCGAAAGGCAAGAATGTGATCATTGTTTCGTTGGAGTCCTTGCAGAGTTTTGTGATCAATCATAAAGTGAATGGAAAAGAAGCAACTCCATATTTAAATAAATTCATTCATGACAGTTTTTATTTTGATCATTTTTATCATCAAACGGGACAGGGCAAAACATCTGATGCAGAATTCTTAGTGGAAAACTCATTGTTTCCATTAGGAAGGGGAGCGGTATTTTTCACCCATTCAGGAAATGTATATCATTCCATGGCAGAAAGACTGAATGAAAACGGCTACTACACTGCAGGAATGCATGCAAATAATAAAAGCTTCTGGAATCGGGATATCATGTATAAATCCCTTTCCTACAATCGTTTTTATTCCATGACAGATTATTCGATTCGTGATGAGGATGTCATCGGATGGGGATTAAAGGATATCCCCTTTTTTAACCAATCCGTCGGCCTAATGAAACAAATGCCAACCCCTTTTTACACCAAATTGATAACATTGACGAATCATCACCCATTTAAATTAGATGAGCAGGACAAGCTCATTGATGAATTTACATCTGGTGATGGTACGTTCAATCGA from Falsibacillus albus includes:
- a CDS encoding rhomboid family protein codes for the protein MSESLLFWKLANDLVIKRQYRIVQVAETENEMWLENFSNKKAPVIRLLNHDIDWGNRLQRDIEFTTRNGEKIRKAFYKRQLTVLNVYISSYPPVDDYHYLLEKPHQLSNQKVLLHNVMLTKEQRHEGLSMLNDFFHEPIIIQEGQDGSIEELKQSTLQASVEKSKNEKKLFEFGKPFFTYIFIAIQVIVFILLELKGSSTNPENLIQFGAKYNPLILQGQWWRFITPIFLHIGVLHILMNTLALYYLGIAVEKIYGRMRFLWIYLFAGFAGSVASFVFTDNLSAGASGAIFGCFGALLYFGSVYPNLFFRTMGVNVLVVIGINLVFGFTASGIDNAGHLGGLAGGFLATGVVHLPKKKNWRRQLLFLVLTILLSAGFLIYGFRYSEASADPDVTNSLAQQYIKDKQYGKAEKLLNSYIDQHEGNAVTYFFLSYVELQHGQNENAKQHLMKAIRLNPRFHEAHYNLALIYYDEGNFQKAETEVQEALKYKDDKKYQTLLKEIQSRI
- a CDS encoding spore germination protein, yielding METREKQPVSSNIEKNIDYMKTMMAVDKSFDVIQLDLAYAGRKMVMFLVDGFVKDDILHYLMKLLAGLDEDQLEDDALNKLLKKYIPYVEVEEKDDLNIVIDTVLAGPTALLVDGIDKAILIDARTYPVRGPQEPDLERVVRGSRDGYVETLVFNTALTRRRIRDRTLRMEYLQIGRRSKTDVVVCYLEDIADPKLVNKIKKSLSMIDTDGLPMGEKTIEEFVSGRHWNPYPMVRYTERPDTAAAHLYEGHVCIIVDGSPSVLITPTTFWHHLQHIEEYRNKPLVGAYLRMVRFIAVWASIFLLPLWYLFSIHPDLLPISFFYVSPDDMGDVPLFLQLILIEIGIDILRMAAIHTPSSLATALGLVAALMIGQVAVQVGLFINEVILYLAVAAIGTFATPSYELSLANRLVRIYLLVATALFGPYGLIVGTTLWVIALTRLKSFDIPYMWPFIPFNYRAFRDVMVRSPIPLKNRRPRFLHPKDPDR
- a CDS encoding YqgQ family protein gives rise to the protein MKTVYDVQQFLKRYGTIIYTGDRLADLELMEMEFIDLFQAKVIDPKDFQSAILVIKQHIQKEKQNLKNRGE
- a CDS encoding ROK family glucokinase, with protein sequence MMEKWLVGVDLGGTTTKLAFLNTYGEILHKWEIPTDTSNKGKSIIINIAKSIDEKLEELDQPKEKLAGVGMGAPGPVDMSKGIIYEAVNLGWESNYPLKDLLEVETNLPAVIDNDANCAALGEMWKGAGNGSKDTICVTLGTGVGGGIIANGQIIHGVKGAGGEIGHITVVPENGAQCNCGKRGCLETVASATAVVRLAKEAVEVSDTPSTLREMFKSGEKVTAKDVFDAARSNDGLAKKVVNQLAYYLGFALSNLGNGLNPENIVIGGGVSKAGDILLEPVKEYFKKFAFPTVAESTSLAIATLGNDAGVIGAAWLVKSTVK
- a CDS encoding LTA synthase family protein, yielding MKFLKKTDISIVLLAAGFLWLKSYIVYKTSFHIKIENGLQEFILLINPLSFLLLIFGVAFFIKSEKIRNRYVLTASFILSFVLYANVAFYRFFDDFLTLPVLFQTNNFGDLGNSAGEIIHWGDILFFADTFVLTILMRRKPGFLQLDFFSIISRRGFVLFSISLILLNLGLAEVERPQLLTRTFDREMLVKNIGTFNYHLYDIFLQSKSSAQRAMADGSELVGINNYVRANYQEPNEKYFGIAKGKNVIIVSLESLQSFVINHKVNGKEATPYLNKFIHDSFYFDHFYHQTGQGKTSDAEFLVENSLFPLGRGAVFFTHSGNVYHSMAERLNENGYYTAGMHANNKSFWNRDIMYKSLSYNRFYSMTDYSIRDEDVIGWGLKDIPFFNQSVGLMKQMPTPFYTKLITLTNHHPFKLDEQDKLIDEFTSGDGTFNRYFTTVRYTDEAIKQFIEGLKEQGLYRNSIIVLYGDHYGISENHNEAMKQYLGKEITPLANTELQKVPLFIHIPGVTDKGRGKVISEVGGQVDIRPTVLHLLGISTKGDIQFGTDLFSNNHGDFAVLRNGSFVSKEYIYTKNVCYSKITEQPVQKENCQPYNKKAKQELDYSDKIIYGDLLRFYDQKNAALKGE